From a region of the Impatiens glandulifera chromosome 4, dImpGla2.1, whole genome shotgun sequence genome:
- the LOC124933557 gene encoding cyclin-A2-1-like yields the protein MNERMVAKVRSNISRVKVKEGTCVDQNGSSRVFICADEGIETRVQIGKPRRDLLQCGKQIVKDKTNHLTRGDSKDGQRKYGRNNGTRDSFSSKLIEIKGKAQRKALADISNVKTNGLKNEMCGSYKSMISLPVSKPRISVGTNIKTSSRNPHTQTRISLPASKPRISIGTNIKTSSRNPRTQTRISLPVSKPQISVGTNVKMRSRNPRTQTRISLPVSRAQISVGSNIKTRSRNPRTQTRISLPNSKPRISVGANIKTSSRNPCTQTRISLPVSRAQISFGTNIKTRSRNPHTQTRISLPVSKPQIYIGTNIKTSSRNPRTQTRVPLPVSIAQISVGTNVKMRSRNPRTQTRISVPDFKQAREVYTDNKKRIPLNLDKSKGTFGFSVKPRVGTKMSTHVSDSKAHTGRTQVNNGFKTTSMKSQPRAKIVDLTRRSVKTINIGNLIIQPLAKTSLRIPSKVNVSAKVTSCQKTVKIVGAIKCRRKEDVATYKSEDSASCSKQDRLTLQDCIDCINNPENMGLLKRSSRRKSFTSLLIKSKLLLEANYGDVKQQTLPSIYDDHNPLEVADYVEDIYHYYWAMEAQSQSLVNYMEMQVEITPQMRGILINWLIEVHLKFGLMQETLYLTVSLFDKFLSLVTMKRNEMQLVGLTVLLLASKYEDFYHPSVSDLIDIAESYTCDQMLAMEKLILNKLMFRLNIPTAYVFMLRFLKAAQSDSKLEHLSFYLCELCLVEYEALKFKPSLICASAIYVARRTMQIVPAWNPLLENHTRYKETQLRDCARMILKFHKAIETSALQVTYEKYKTSCKNAVANIKPLNKLPI from the exons ATGAATGAAAGGATGGTTGCCAAG GTAAGGTCGAACATTTCTAGGGTGAAAGTTAAAGAAGGTACTTGTGTTGATCAGAATGGAAGCTCTAGAGTGTTCATCTGTGCAGATGAGGGAATTGAAACCAGAGTACAAAT TGGAAAACCAAGGCGGGATCTTCTGCAATGCGG AAAACAAATTGTTAAAGACAAAACTAATCATCTCACCAGGGGTGACTCTAAG GATGggcaaaggaaatatgggagAAACAATGGTACCAGAGACAGTTTTAGTAGTAAGCTGATAGAAATAAAAGGAAAGGCGCAAAGAAAAGCTTTGGCTGATATTAGTAATGTCAAAACCAACGGCTTGAAGAATGAAATGTGTGGCTCCTACAAATCAAT GATTTCTTTACCTGTTTCTAAACCCCGAATATCTGTTGGAACCAATATCAA GACGAGTTCAAGGAACCCTCATACTCAGACAAG GATTTCTTTACCTGCTTCTAAACCCCGAATATCTATTGGAACCAATATCAA GACGAGTTCCAGGAACCCTCGTACTCAGACAAG GATTTCTTTACCTGTTTCTAAACCCCAAATATCTGTTGGAACCAATGTCAA GATGCGTTCAAGGAACCCTCGTACTCAGACAAG GATTTCTTTACCTGTTTCTAGAGCTCAAATTTCTGTGGGATCCAATATCAA GACACGTTCAAGGAACCCTCGTACCCAGACAAG GATTTCTTTACCTAATTCTAAACCCCGAATATCTGTTGGAGCCAATATCAA GACGAGTTCAAGGAACCCCTGTACACAGACAAG GATTTCTTTACCTGTTTCTAGAGCTCAAATATCTTTTGGAACCAATATCAA GACGCGTTCACGGAACCCTCATACTCAGACAAG GATTTCTTTACCTGTTTCTAAACCCCAAATATATATTGGAACCAATATCAA GACGAGTTCAAGGAATCCTCGTACTCAGACAAG GGTTCCTTTACCTGTTTCTATAGCTCAAATATCTGTTGGAACCAATGTCAA GATGCGTTCAAGGAACCCTCGTACTCAGACAAG GATTTCTGTACCTGATTTTAAACAGGCTAGAGAGGTGTATACAGATAATAAAAAG AGAATCCCCCTCAATTTAGATAAGAGTAAAGGAACTTTTGGTTTCTCTG TTAAGCCAAGAGTTGGTACAAAAATGTCAACACATGTTAGTGATTCCAAAGCTCATACTGGGAGGACTCAAGTAAACAATGGCTTCAAAACAAC GAGTATGAAAAGTCAGCCAAGGGCCAAAATTGTTGATTTGACCAGAAGATCTGTCAAG ACCATTAATATTGGTAATCTGATCATCCAGCCTCTTGCAAAAACTTCTCTAAGGATTCCCAGCAAAGTAAATGTGAGTGCCAAGGTTACATCTTGTCAGAAAACTGTGAAGATTGTTGGTGCTATAAAATGTAGAAGGAAAGAAGATGTGGCTACCTATAAATCTGAGGACAGTGCGTCGTGTTCCAAACAAGACCGATTAACTCTACAAGATTGCATTGATTGTATTAACAATCCGGAAAACATGGGTCTGCTCAAAAGATCTTCTCGTAGAAAATCTTTTACATCACTACTTATAAAGTCAAAG CTGCTGCTAGAGGCCAATTATGGAGATGTGAAGCAACAAACTTTACCAAGCATTTATGATGATCACAATCCCCTTGAAGTTGCTGATTATGTTGAAGACATATACCACTATTATTGGGCTATGGAG GCACAAAGCCAGTCTTTGGTCAATTACATGGAAATGCAAGTTGAAATCACCCCTCAAATGAGAGGCATATTAATCAATTGGCTAATTGAA GTTCACTTGAAATTTGGTCTGATGCAAGAAACACTATATCTAACAGTCTCCCTTTTTGACAAATTTCTCTCCTTGGTCACAATGAAGAGAAATGAAATGCAGTTAGTTGGTCTAACTGTACTTCTACTAGCATCAAAATATGAAGACTTTTACCATCCAAGC GTTTCGGATTTGATTGACATAGCAGAGTCATATACATGTGACCAAATGCTTGCCATG GAAAAGCTTATCTTGAATAAATTGATGTTTCGCCTAAATATTCCTACTGCATATGTGTTCATGCTTAGATTTCTGAAGGCAGCACAGTCTGATAGTAAG CTTGAACATCTCTCCTTTTACCTATGTGAGTTGTGTTTGGTCGAGTATGAAGCTTTAAAGTTCAAGCCCTCATTAATATGTGCATCGGCAATCTATGTTGCACGACGCACCATGCAaattgttcctgcatggaaccCGTTGCTCGAGAATCATACACGTTACAAAGAAACACAGTTGAG